The stretch of DNA CGTTTGAAAGTACTCGGTAAGCACCGCCTCGATCTGTGAAGCGGGTCGCTGCCGCCGCGCAAGCACGCCGGCGTGCCGAGCCAGCGCTTGATCGACGACGCGGTCGAGCGTCCACTCTTCGGTCTTGTCACGGACTTGGAGGCGGTCGCGTAACGACGGCGCCCCGACACCCGCCAGACTGTGCAACGCGTTGGTAAAGCGATCGGGCTCGATGCGATCGGCGTCGCCGCCAACCACGCCCCGATCAATCCGCCGACCCGCCCACGCCCGATACAGCTGGCCGATGAAGCGGTTGCTGAAGAGGTCGTACCAAGCGTGCAGGGCGTGCTTTGCCGCGCCCCGCACGCGGCGTTGCAGCTGGACGAGCTGTTCGGTGTAATGCCGGGGCAAGACGCCGCTGGGCCCGGTGACGCCCATGAAGGACACAACCATCCGCGCCGGATCCTCACCAGTCGCCGCCTGGATGGATTCAATTTCGCTCGCTGGAAAGGCGGTTGATGCCGGTGTCTGAAACCGGACCGCTTGCTGGCGATGCGACGACTCCGATGGCGCCTGCCGTTGCAGCAGATCGACAGCTTGATAGAAGTCGAACTTGCCCGGCTGTTTACACAGCTGCTCTTGAACCGAGCAGGCGCCGGCGCTTTGTGGCTTCGTCTTGTCGAGAGTCGAGGTCATACGAGTTGCACGCCTCCCGCGCGAGCCGGCCAGGTCTTCACAACGCCCGATTGCTTCGTTGCGAGCGTGAGCCGTGTGAACGAGTTAACCGTGGCATACTCGGCAAAGAAATGCTCGAGGACGCTGGCGAAAAGGTAGGCGCCGACGCCACGATAAGACTCTTCATCGACCACGAGCTCGACAGCGACCCCGCGGCAAAACCCTCCGGTCTGCGCCCCTCCGATCCGACAGGTCGTTGGTCGTGAGGATAGCGAGACGACGCCGTCGATCATCTCGCTATTCAAGATCGCACGGCGGCGATCCCTTCTACGATCGGCGAAGTCATAGAGGCGCAGCAGCTCCTGCAGGGCGGGCGCAGCGAACCGTTCATCGACTAGTGACAGATGGTTCAACGACAGATGCGACACCAGACGCCAGGCGTCGCGTGGCCCGAGCGGCGGCTGCATCGGCGCCGTGGGACGCGATAGGCAACGCACCGAGCGGATGGGCAGGGGGGTGTCGCCGACCAGCGGCGTTCCGTGGGGCCCCCCCGTCAAACGTTCTGGGGCGTTTCGGTTGGTGCACGTAGCGTGGACGGTTACCGTATGTTCGGCGGGCTTCTCATTGTCGAAGTCGCGATCGGCGACGCGAAGCCAGACGTCACTCCCCGCGTCGTCGCAACGATCGGATGGCCGCCGACGCGTGTGCCAAAACGCGCGGGCCTCGTCGGCGCCTGGCCAAGAGTTTTCGTGGTTGAGGCTGTAAAGCGGCCTGAGTTCTTGCGACTTCATCCCGTCGACGGTGACGACCCGATCGATCGCGTAGACCTCGGTCGCATCACGCTGTTGCGCGTCGGGGACGATGGGATACTCGGTACGCGTGTGTGTGAGTCGGATCGGTTCGCAGACCTTCTCGAAGAGATTGACGATCGGCGTGCAGCCCAGCCGCAAGGTGTCGGCGTCAACCTCAGCCGCGAGGCGCTCGTCGACCTCGCTGAGGTAAACGACAACGTCAACGGTACGACCAGCCTCCACCAGCGCGGGCGCCAAACTCGATAGGTCCAGAAAGGCAAACTTCTGGGGAAAGGCGAACAGCTCTGTCAGTAGGCGGTAGGCGTGGTTGGAGGTGGCGGGGTAGGGGAGGAGCCCTTCGTTCTCTTCGAATCCGACGGGCTGGATCGCCCCATCGCTCAGTACCGCCAGGCGACGTTTATCGCTGGCCTCCGCGTCGTAGACCTCGATCGACGTGACGCTCGTGAGCAGCAGCTCGTAGAGTTTCGCCACCAAGACGGCGTCGCCCTGCAGGTGGAAGCGGAGCTTGTCGAGCGTTAGGTCCGCCAGAGCCATGTCCGCATGCGCTCGCAGGCGGATTCGGAGGACGCCTTGGGTCTTGGGTGGCGGCGACAACGACGGCGCGAACGGCGGCAACTCGACCCGCGATTCAACGATGTCCAGCGGCCACAGCGTCGTGTCGTAGCAGGTGCGATAGCGGCACGCGACGCCGTCGGGCGTCGTTGCACGCAGGCGGCTGCCACGTGGCACGGGAGTGCCGGTGGGCTGAGGCGCCGAGGGGTCAGGCTTGAACTCGGCGATCGCCATCGACGGGATCGGCGCCAAGTAATGTGGGTAGAGCGTTCCCAGCAGTCCGTCGGTGACTTCTGGGAACTCTTCGTCGAGTTTCTTTTCAACGCGGGCGCTCAGCAGCGCGAAGGCCTCCATCAAGCGCTCGACATGCGGGTCACGGCTCTGCCCCCCATCCAGCAGCAGTTGCCCCGCGGCGGCCGGAAATTGCTTAGCAAACTCCTCCGCGTCGTGGCGGATGAAGTGCAGTTCACGTTCGTAGTACGGGTAGAGCGTCGTGCTCATGTTCGCTCCGCGGTGATCTGTGCACGTCCGCTAGTCGAGCGAACATTAAGCGCTAGCGACAGGTCGGCCGAATCGGCAAGAGTCGCCTCAATCCGCAGCCGACCAATCGGCGAGCGTGACTTGGGGTCTTCGACCCGCACCCGGACTCGTCTCAAGCGAGGTTCGAAGCGTCGCAGTGTCTTCTCAATCCGCCGCGCCGTGGCGAAGCGTTCTTCGTGCGTGCCGATCGACGTGGCTTGCGGCGCCGGGGAGCCATAGCGGTGAATCGAGCTTGCTACTTCTGGGAACTCGCTATCGACTTCGGCGTCGTCGATGCAACAAGTGTTGAGTAGCAGCTCGATATCGTCAATCAAGCGTTCGATACGCACGGGCTGTCGCTGTTCGACGCCGTGGCACGCATCGACCAAGTGGTCGAGCAGCGAGGACGTGGAGGCGTTCGGGCGGTGGGGCATGATCGAAAGCAATGCATAATGAAAACGGGCCGCGGCCGCGACGACGCGGCCGCGGCCCGTTCGTATCCTCTCGGGCGTGTCCGAATCAGACAGCCTTGTTCTCTTCCAGGTTCCAACCCGCCTTGACCGGCGTCTCGAGGGCGCCCTTGCCCGTCTGCGGACGGTACTGGTAGGTGATCTTGGCGAAGGCCAGGGTCACCGTGTCGATCGGCAGTGAGCTGCCCGAGCCGCCGCCCGTATTGTAGGACGACACGAGGACTTGCTCGAGCTTGATCGAGTAGAAGTCCTCTTGCTCGCCGCCGGCCTTACGGGCGGTCAGGGTGGCTTCCTTGATGTGCTCGCCCTTGGCGCACGAGAGGAACAGCTTCGGGGACGCCTTGCAGGTGTACATCGTAAAGGTCAGGTCCTGCATCGAGACCTTGCCGCTGCCGCCGCCGTTGACGAACGGGATACTGACGGGCTGCGTTTCGCCCCAGTTGAAACCCAGGATCTGGATCTCTTTGCCGTGCTTGGAGTCGAGCGACTCGCCTTCGATGCCATCGATCTTCAGGAAGTAGTCGATCGAGGGATTGGGTGCGCTGTGGTCCATGGTTTATCTCCGGTTAGTTATTTCTGGTAATGAAGGGCGAGGGCGCCCATGATGTCGGCTTCGCGTTCGAGGCCGCTGTTGTCGTTAACGCCAATCATCCTCTTGAATTGCATCGTAGGATTGACACGTCCCTGCTTCTGTTGAACGACGTGCCAGGCTTCATGCGGTAGATGCTTCTCCTGGCCGGGGGCCAAGTGAATGTCCGTCCCCTGAGCGTAGGCGTGCGCCTGGAGCTGCGCAGGTTTCGAGCTGTTGTAGTGGACTTTGACATCGTCCATGCTGTAGCCCGACAGGTTCTCGATGCCGCTTTTGAGGTTGTCCGGCAGTCCGGTGTTGTTTTCAGCCACGGTTGTCTCCTATCGGATCAGGGGGGCGCCGGTGAGGGGCCAAATACCCCTCACCGGGCGTCCCTGTGCATGAAGATGGTCTCTACGATCAGCCCTTCTTGGGTACTTCCGCGACTAGCCGCATCGACGCGGTGAGCGTTTCAAGCTGGAAGTGCGGACGCAGCCAAGCGACGGCCTCGTACCAGCCGGGCTTGCCGGCGACTTCGCGGACCTCGACCTTGGCGTCGGACAGCGGGCACTTGGCCTTGGTCTCGTCGCCAGCCATCGTGGGATCGCAAACGTAGTTCGAGATCCAATCGTTGAGCCACTTCTCGCACTGGTTGGCTTCGAGCATTGAGCCGACCTTGTCGCGGGCCATCACCTTCAGGTAGTGGGCGAAACGCGAGACGCACATCAGGAAGTTGATCTTCGTCGAGAGGTCCGCGTTCGCGGTCGCCAAGTCATCGAAGAACGTCTTCTGCTTCTGAGCCGACTGGGCGCCCATGAACACGGCGAAGTCGGTGTTCTTGGCGTGCAGGAGCGGAAGGAAGCCGAGCGTCGAAAGCTCGAATTCGCGCCGGTCGGAGATCGCGATCTCGGTCGGGCACTTCATTGCGACGTCGCCGTCGTCGGTGTTGAACGTGTGGACCGGCAGGTTCTCGACCTTGCCACCACCCTCAACGCCGCGAACCTTCGCGAACCAACCGTACTTGCTAAACGCGCTGGTGACGCGGACCGCGTAGGCCCACGCCGCGTTCATCCACAGGTACTTGCCGTGGTCGCGGCCATCGACGAACTCCTCAAAGTCGAACTCTTCGACGCTCTTGAAGTCCTTGCCGTAGGGAAGGCGCCCCAGAGCACGCGGCAGGCAAAGGGCGACGTAGCGAGCGTCTTCCGAGTCGCGGAACGAACGCCACGAGGCGTGCGCGGCCGACTCGAAAATCTTCGCCAGGTCACGCGGGTTGGGCAGCTCGGTAAAGCTGGTCAGGTTCAGCAGGGCCGGCGAGGCGCCGGTGATGAACGGGGCGTGCGAAGCCGCAGCCACGTTCGAGATCATCTTTAGAAGGCTGATGTCCTCCGGGTGACGGCTGAACTCGTAGTCGCCCACGAGCAGGCCATAAGGCTCGCCGCCCAGTTGGCCGTACTCTTCCTCGTAAACCTTCTTGAAGAGGGCGCTCTGGTCGAACTCAACAGCGGTCTCCAGGTCCTTGAGTAGCTCACGCTTAGTGAGGTTCAGGACGCGGATTTTCAGCGTCGTACCGGTCTCCGATTGGTGGACGAGGTAGTGCAGGCCCCGCCAGCTCCCTTCGAGCTTCTGGAACTTCGGGTCGTGCATGATCTCGTTGAGCTGAGCCGAGATCTTCTCGTCGATCTTACCAATCCAGTGATTGATCTCTGCTGCGGCGTCCTTACTGGTCAGCTGATCGTCAGTGACGATGTGGCTGAGGAACTCCTGCAGGTAGTCCTTCTGTTGTTCTAATTCGGTGTCGTCGAGCGCGCGTGAATTCTGGAGCAACTGCTCCAGCAGGCTCAACTCGTCGAGCTCTGCGGTGTCTTGGGTGGCTACTGCTGTCGCCATTATGACGGTCTCCGGTTAGTTGTATTGATGTTCAGATGGAGGAAGGGCGTGGCGTCACTCGGACTTTCCGTCGCCCAACTCGTCGGCGAGCGACTTGGCGGCTTCGGGGTTGGTCAACACTTCACGCAGCAAGTCGGCGTACGAATCGTTGCCTTCCATCGTGCTGAGGATCTGACGCAACTTGTGGCGGGCGTCGAGCAGCGCGTTCAGCGCCGGCGTTTGCTTGGCGACGTTCTGCGGCTCGAAGTCGGTGATGTCTTCGAACTTCAGTTCGACCGAGAGGTTCGTGTCCTCGTCCGTCAGGCGGTTCGGGACGCTCATCACCAGCCGCGGCGCGGTCTTGGCGAGCACTTCGTTGAAGTTGTCGCGGTCGATCGGTACGAACTTGCGCTCCTTCACGGCCTTGGGCGTCTCTTCGGCGTCGCCGGCGAGATCGGACATCACGCCAACGACCATCGGCAGTTCTTTCTGCTCCAGGGCGCCGCCAGTCTCGACGTCATAAGTAATCTGCACGCGCGGGCGACGCACCCGGTCCAGCGTGTGTTGAAGGCTCTCGCTCATCGGTAAACTTCCTCAGTGGTAGGCTCGGGGGACGCCCCGAAACGGACACGGGTGGTCAATAAAGGCTCAATGGGCCAACACGGCGGTTCCGTCCGGTTCGGCAATCCCAAACTCACGATTCAGTTCCGAGAGCGCCGAAGGCTCACGGATCACTTGCTCCATCAGACGCGGGAACGGCAGCCTTCCGAGACGCACCGCCCGCTTGATCAAATAGGGGACCGGGCTATGCGGCTCCATCGCCCTGAGCCGTTCGGCTGTGGTGTCGAGCAAGGCGTAAAGCTGCTCTCGCGCCGGATCACGCTGGGGCTCGTCGTCCGACGGTTCGATCATCTCTGCGTCGGTGGTGACAGCCCCCGGGGCCGCAACCCCGAGTTGTTTCAGTTCGTCGGCCAGCAGGCCCGCAAGGTCGCTCAGAGCGCTGCGGACGTTGAGAAGTCCCGGCGACGCATCCCCCATCCGCTCTTCGAGGACGCTGCAAAGCCGCTCGAGGCTGGCAAGCGACTGAAGTGCGAACTGATGCTGCTGACGAAAGACTTCCGTCACCGTGTTGTCGCGCAGACTCGTCAGACGGTTGAGATCGTCTGGCGACGAAGCCGAGCGAAGTCGCGTCCAGGCGACAAAGCTGAGCGGAGACTCCGATTCACCAAGCAACGGCAGGGTACGTAGCAGGCTTGGGAAGCAGACGCCGCGGTCGGGATCGTCCAGCAGGTTCGCCAACGGCACGCCGCGGCTTTCAACGGGGTCGTCTCCCTCAAGCGGCGTCAGTCGGTCCCAACAAGACTCAACGAGTTGCGCTAGCAGTTCGAGACCTTGTGACAAGCCGGCCAGTCCCTCGCAACGGGTCCAGGCCTCGGTCAGGTGGCACGCCGTCCGCAAATCCTTCGCCTTCTCTCGCAACGACTCTTCGCACTGCCGTGCGACTTCGGCCCAGTCGGCCCTCTTGAGGACGGCGGGGCGTGTTGCGTCGGTGAATTCGTCTTGGGACTCTTCGCGACGCAGTTCACGCAGCGCTGGCGCCAGCGTCAACGCAAAGTGCGAAGCATCTCCCTCGGGGTGGTCCCCAGGGACAGGTCGCAGCAGCGTTTCGAGATCGACGGGTGGCATCGTGAGGCCGACGGCTGATTCGGTTAGGCGCAGCTTGGATTGGGCAGATGCAATGTGGACGCTCTTGAAATTAGGTCACCCCGGCACGCCGTAAGCCGGGCCGAAAAAAAATCACTGCTGTTTTCAGCGCTGCGCCGCTGGCCGAAGGTCGTGACGTACTCTTCTGCGCTGCTTCGGCCGGCCCATGGCCTGCGCTGCCCGTGTATCCGTCACAACTGCTACAGCCAGACTCATGCCGTTCGCCTCGTCACTGTCGCTGCACCGCGCAATCGACTACGCGCTGCGGCTGCATGCTGCGGTTGAGCGTGGCGCTAGCCGCGATATCGCCCACGAGCAAGCGGTGCTCACAAACCTAGCGCTTGATACGCCCGGCTGCGACCTGCCGGGGCAGTGCCGAGGCGCCCGTTACGCGCTGGTTTGCTGGCTCGACGAACTGTTCACTTGCCACTCTCGCTGGGCCGACGCCTGGAACGAAGGCAAGCTCGAATCCACCCTCTACGGCGGCAATGACCGGGCGTGGGAGTTCTGGCGTCAGGCCAAGCTCGCCGACGCCGAACCCAACGACGATTCCCTTGCGGCCTTTTACTTGTGCGTTGCGCTCGGCTTCCGCGGCGAATTACGGAACCAGCCCGAGCGGCTCGCCGCTTGGGTCGAGAAGGCAAGATCACGCGTCGCTCGCGGCGCCACACCGGCCTCGCAAACGACACGGATCGCACGTCGATCCCGCCCCTCCAATCGGCTGTGGGGCAAGACCCGGCTCCGACGGTTCGTGACGTTTGCCACGATCGCTGCAACGGTGCTGCTGCCGCTAGCCGCCTTCGCCATCACACGGAGGGTGCTTGGCTAGCATGATTGCCCTACTCAAGAAGATTGCCCTCGGTGTTATTAAGTCGGCCTTTACGCCACTAGCGGGCGGTAAAGTGACGGGCGTCGCTCATGCGTTGCTCGTCGTCGTGACACTGGTAGGACTCTGGCAACTAAATCTGTGGTTGGGTCTTGACCAAGTGGTGCACGCTCCCTCCCGACTGGTGCGGGAATGGTGGCTGCCGCTGCTGTTCTTACTCAGCTACGGCTTGGTTTGGATTTCTCTCTGGACCTGGCGCGCCTTCAGCGAGCCGACAGCGGGTTCTCCGTTCCCCGATATCGATGACGCTTGGCGTGCCGTCGTATCAGCGATGGAACGCTGGGGCGCTGACCGCCGAGACAAGCCGCTGGTCCTCGTCTTGGGCCAACCCTCGATGCGTGAGCAAGACCTCCTTTCAGCGCTGAGGGTGGCTCCGACGTTTGGGCCGGCGCCTTCAGCGTCTGGCGGGCCGTTGTGCGTCGTCGCCGATGACCGCGCTATCTACCTGATGTGCTCAGAAACGTCGCTGCTATCGCTCGGAACAGAGAAGCTGATTCAACGCCGCACTACGCAAAGCAGTCGGAAACTCACGGCAGCGGCTTCGGCGTTTGAAGCGACGATGCCCGCCGCCTTGCGTGTCGAAGCGAATGGTGACGACTCTACCGGGACCGCCACGCTCGTCGCTCCGGCGATAACTCAGACACCGTTTGACGACTCCATCGCTGACGACCTCCCGTCGACGCCACTGTTTACCGATGAGCAGGCGTCTCGCTGCGCCGGCCGGCTCAGCCATTTGCTGCAACTCGTGGCCCGCGATCGTGAGCCAGGATTGCCGGTTGATTCGGCAGCGGTGGTTTTTCCCTGTGACGCCCTCGCCGACACCGACGCGACTGCCCAGATGGCGGACGCGATGCGGCAGGACCTTGCAGTTGTCGAAGAGGCCGGAGTGCGCTGCGGCGTCATCGCGATCGGCGCTGACCTACAACACGTGCCCGGCGCCGGGCAGCTTTTGCACTTACTCTCCGCCGACCGCAAAGCTCGTGTCTACGGCGCCAAGCTGCCGCATGACGCCCTGACCTCCGAGTCGGCGTTGCGAGACGCGGTGGATTGGCTGACCGGAGTCGTGACGCCAACCCTCTGTCAGCGGCTGTTCCAGTTTGATGAGGACGGCTTTGAGTCGTTGCCCGACAACGCGGCTCTGCACGCCTTCCAGAGTGAGGTGGGTCGCCGTGGCGAGCACTTGGCCAACTTGCTGACTCAGGGCCTCGATACCGGCAGCGGCGATGCCTGGCCGTGCGTGGGGACCTATTTGGTCGCTACTGGCGATCCCGTCGGTGGCAGCCAGGCGTTTGGAGCCGGACTGTTAGATAGCCTGCTCGATTCGCCCGTACGCGCCGCCTGGACCAAGGAAGCCCTGCAGCGAGACGCGCTCGTGACCCGCAGCGTCGCCATCGGATACGCCGCCTTCGGCATCGCGACATTAACTGTCATCGGACTGCTTGCTTTCTGAGCAGGTCTATCGCTTCGATGATTGCCAGAGTTCGACAAGGCTTCTGTTTGCCTGGGGTGGTTTAGGCGCCGGAGGCGTTGCGACCGGTGGCATATCAAGCGGTGGTGGGGCGCCACCTGCTGTGGGTTGAGCGTACGCTACCCGTACCGCGTCGTCCTCGGAGCCAACCGTGCTCAGCGGCGCCTCCGGGGGCGTCGCCGGCGCTGAAACATCAGTGCATTGCTGACAACGTTGCAGAGCCACCAGCGCCATTTGCCGCACCGCGGGGCAGCGCTCTGCCGGATTACCATCGTCGCATCCGCCGGTGACGCAGACCGTCAAGGCCTTCGTCGTCGCGGGTGTGCAACAGCACCCGCATGCCAGCGCTTTAGCCGCTTCGAGTCGCACGCACTCGTCCCGGTCGGCGCGGAGCGAGGCGATCAACGCCGCCTCGGCTTCCGGGTAATAGCGACAGTCGAGGCAGGCTAAGTAAGCCACTGCTTCGCGCCGCAGGCCGGCCTCGGCCTTCTCGGACTTGATCTGCGCCGCGGCGGCGACGCTTGGTGGGGGCGGCGGCGGTGGCTTGGGCACGGCGCCCGGCGCCATGCCGGCGGGCTGGGTGGCGTTCAACTCAACCGCGGCAGCGAACTCGTTATCGCAGGGCGCCGGGATCAATCCGCCGGTCAACTTGCTGATTGGCCGAACGGCGTTCCCGAGGAACTTGCCGAAATTCGAGGTCTGGCAGTGCAAGTGGGCGCGACGGCACGTCCAGGCGACGTTGCCCCAAAAGCCCCGCGGCTCTGCGCCGGCTGCGGCCGACGGCAGGACCTCGCCTTGTGCGGAGGCGACGACTGCTAACGTCAACATACACGACGCTAGCAAACGCGATGCTGCTAGCGTCTGGGTGCGAAGTTGTTGTCGAATCGTTCGGTCCGCCATGGGGAGACCACAGTCGAGGCTGCTTTCGTGACGATCAAGTGAAAGCAAGTTGTGTCCAAGGGCTTAGTTCGGTCTTTTGTTGCTTGCCACCCAACCAAAACAGCGTCCTGCCGACGAGAGCGACATGAAGCCGCCCCGCCGCCCACGATGCTACTGCTCTATCAAGTGGGGGTTGCTGGCGTTGGCGTCAGTGCTGACTTCGGCGTCGGCGATCGCGGAAGAAACGCCAGCTATCCTCCGGTTGCCGAGCTTGGTCGCCGAGACCGAGGACTCTCAGCCGGCGCGTTGGTCGCCAGAACGCATCGCGCGGCGACTCCCGCCCGCTGAGCCGACGCCACCGGACCCGGTTCCTGTCGAACCCGCTCCAACGATCGAGCCTGATACACAAGACGCTCCGATCGTTGAATCAGTCCCAGCGCCGCCATCGCCGACGCCGTTGGTTGAACCGCTGCCGATGCCGTCGGTTGTGGAGGCTCCGCCGCCGATCGAGTCGCCTGTCGCAAGCTTCGGTTTCTGCGACTACTGCGGCTGCGGATGCAATTCCGGGTCGTGCTGTGATGACTGCAATTCGACGGGGCGCCTTGGGCGCTTTGGCAGGGCCATCTATCGCGGCCTCTGCTGCCCCGATCCTTGCTATAAGCCGGTTTGGACACCGCTAGCAGACGCGGCGTTCTTTACGACCGCAGTACGTCCGGTGAACCAGCAACGGTTCCGTTGGGACTACGCTGAGGACCTGATGCGACCCGATCGGGCGGAGTACTTCTGGGCGCGAACGACCGACCCCGGCAAAGGGCCGCGGCCGACGCCGTTTGCGATCGACTACGACGAGCTCAGCCACTATGTCGAAGTCGCGCACGGCTCTTTCGGTGCGTCGTTCGAGTACCGCTATCGCTCGCTCGACGCCGACGGCGCCCATGCCGCCGGTTTCGGAGACCTGACGATCGGCACGAAGACGTTGCTCTTCGACACGAGCCTCGTGCAGTTCGCTTTCCAGTTCTTGACGCACGTGCCCGCGGGCGTGGCGAACGAGGGCCTCGGCGTCGGGCACGTGTCGCTCGAGCCGGGCGCCGTGCTTGGTTTCAATCTCACGCCGAACTCCTACCTGCAAGCCGAATTCAACGAGTGGATCCCGCTCGGCGGCGACGCGGACTATGCCGGCGCCGTCTTCCGCTACAACGTGGCTTACAACCACGTCGTCGCACGATTGATGCCTGGCGTCCCGATCATCGGCGTTGTCGAAATGAACGGCTGGCGATTCCAGGACGGCGCCTACACCGACGTCACCGTCGTGCCGCAGTTTCAACCGGCCAGCGGTGAGTCCTACCTGCACGGGGCGGCCGGCGTGCGGATGTTCATGTGCGACCGCGTCGACATGGGCGTCAGTTACTCCACACCGGTCACCAGCGATGGCTGGGCCGAGACATGGATTCGTTCCGAGTTACGCGTCCGCTACTGAAGAATCGGCAACTTGCTATTCCGCCAATCCCATCCGTCGAGCACGCCCTGGCTCTGTTTGGGCGGGGTGATGCTCGGTTCTTTCGCTTGACGGCCTAGTAGTTCGGCTGCAAGTCGATGGCCGAGCGTCGGATCGATTGGCGGTGACGCGGGCTCGGCGGGAAGCGTCTCAGGCTTCTGTTGTGCAGCGGCCTGCTGCTTGGCGATCGCGGCCTTGTTGGCGGCAGCGAGAGTAGCGATCGCTTCTTTCTTGGCCGCAATCTGCCCCAGCGCAGACTGATTCGCCGTTAACAGCTGAGTCGCAATGTGAGCCGTGGTCCCAGCCAGCCGGGATAACTCGCTGCGCAAGAGCGGCTCCATCGGGCCACGCTGAGCCGTGGACAAATCTCGATGGAGTTCGTTGAGCGTCTTCAGGACGATGTCGATGGACTTGTTGGTGTTCACTTCCAGTCTCCTTCGGTCCACAGGCTGGACCCGCGGAGTATCTCCGCTGCGATGCGGAGCGATTGGCGGAGCACCGCGTCTCGCTCGGCGGTGGACGGCGCCGCAGCCGCCATCAGCACGGCGTTCGCGGCTGCTTTGGCGGCTACTCCCGGCGGCGGCGGCACCTCGGGCTGCCCGGGCAGCGAGATACTCCCCTCGGCCCAGAAAGCCGCGGTTGCCGCCGCGCCCGCCGGCGTGTCAAAGCCCACGGTTTCGGCAGCGGCCTGCGCGGTGCGGCGCTTCGATTCCGTTGGATCAAAAACCCATGCGACAGCGGCGTCGATCGCCGCGGCAGTGGCGTCGCCTTCCAAAGGCGGCGATAGGCGTAGCAGGTTCCAAACACACAACAACGCCCACCACACCGCGCGACGTGGTCCGAGATACGCGGCGGCGAAACGCGTTGCGTCCTCTAGCTGATTCGTCTCGACAAGACGGGAGAAGTAGGCGTCCGCCGTCTCATTCGAATCGGGCCTTGTCGTCCACGGCCCGGCTGCAGCCGCAGCGACACAAACGTCCTGTGCGGGCGGCGCCACGGTTGAGCTGTCAACTTCGGCGATAGCGGAGGCGGGTGGCATGAGTCGGTCCTGTTAATTCATC from Botrimarina mediterranea encodes:
- the tssG gene encoding type VI secretion system baseplate subunit TssG, coding for MTSTLDKTKPQSAGACSVQEQLCKQPGKFDFYQAVDLLQRQAPSESSHRQQAVRFQTPASTAFPASEIESIQAATGEDPARMVVSFMGVTGPSGVLPRHYTEQLVQLQRRVRGAAKHALHAWYDLFSNRFIGQLYRAWAGRRIDRGVVGGDADRIEPDRFTNALHSLAGVGAPSLRDRLQVRDKTEEWTLDRVVDQALARHAGVLARRQRPASQIEAVLTEYFQTPIKLLPFQGQWLSLDDTDRTRAGMRGQANRLGVDALLGGRVWDLQSRVRLQVGPLNQERFEQFLPETTAGPRRRRFQMLCQMTRFLLGPCTDFDVQLVLQQTSVPRLQSQATGSRRLGWDAWLTSEPLARDGNEPVFEPIETTTL
- the tssF gene encoding type VI secretion system baseplate subunit TssF, giving the protein MSTTLYPYYERELHFIRHDAEEFAKQFPAAAGQLLLDGGQSRDPHVERLMEAFALLSARVEKKLDEEFPEVTDGLLGTLYPHYLAPIPSMAIAEFKPDPSAPQPTGTPVPRGSRLRATTPDGVACRYRTCYDTTLWPLDIVESRVELPPFAPSLSPPPKTQGVLRIRLRAHADMALADLTLDKLRFHLQGDAVLVAKLYELLLTSVTSIEVYDAEASDKRRLAVLSDGAIQPVGFEENEGLLPYPATSNHAYRLLTELFAFPQKFAFLDLSSLAPALVEAGRTVDVVVYLSEVDERLAAEVDADTLRLGCTPIVNLFEKVCEPIRLTHTRTEYPIVPDAQQRDATEVYAIDRVVTVDGMKSQELRPLYSLNHENSWPGADEARAFWHTRRRPSDRCDDAGSDVWLRVADRDFDNEKPAEHTVTVHATCTNRNAPERLTGGPHGTPLVGDTPLPIRSVRCLSRPTAPMQPPLGPRDAWRLVSHLSLNHLSLVDERFAAPALQELLRLYDFADRRRDRRRAILNSEMIDGVVSLSSRPTTCRIGGAQTGGFCRGVAVELVVDEESYRGVGAYLFASVLEHFFAEYATVNSFTRLTLATKQSGVVKTWPARAGGVQLV
- a CDS encoding GPW/gp25 family protein gives rise to the protein MPHRPNASTSSLLDHLVDACHGVEQRQPVRIERLIDDIELLLNTCCIDDAEVDSEFPEVASSIHRYGSPAPQATSIGTHEERFATARRIEKTLRRFEPRLRRVRVRVEDPKSRSPIGRLRIEATLADSADLSLALNVRSTSGRAQITAERT
- a CDS encoding Hcp family type VI secretion system effector, which codes for MDHSAPNPSIDYFLKIDGIEGESLDSKHGKEIQILGFNWGETQPVSIPFVNGGGSGKVSMQDLTFTMYTCKASPKLFLSCAKGEHIKEATLTARKAGGEQEDFYSIKLEQVLVSSYNTGGGSGSSLPIDTVTLAFAKITYQYRPQTGKGALETPVKAGWNLEENKAV
- a CDS encoding eCIS core domain-containing protein; amino-acid sequence: MAENNTGLPDNLKSGIENLSGYSMDDVKVHYNSSKPAQLQAHAYAQGTDIHLAPGQEKHLPHEAWHVVQQKQGRVNPTMQFKRMIGVNDNSGLEREADIMGALALHYQK
- the tssC gene encoding type VI secretion system contractile sheath large subunit translates to MATAVATQDTAELDELSLLEQLLQNSRALDDTELEQQKDYLQEFLSHIVTDDQLTSKDAAAEINHWIGKIDEKISAQLNEIMHDPKFQKLEGSWRGLHYLVHQSETGTTLKIRVLNLTKRELLKDLETAVEFDQSALFKKVYEEEYGQLGGEPYGLLVGDYEFSRHPEDISLLKMISNVAAASHAPFITGASPALLNLTSFTELPNPRDLAKIFESAAHASWRSFRDSEDARYVALCLPRALGRLPYGKDFKSVEEFDFEEFVDGRDHGKYLWMNAAWAYAVRVTSAFSKYGWFAKVRGVEGGGKVENLPVHTFNTDDGDVAMKCPTEIAISDRREFELSTLGFLPLLHAKNTDFAVFMGAQSAQKQKTFFDDLATANADLSTKINFLMCVSRFAHYLKVMARDKVGSMLEANQCEKWLNDWISNYVCDPTMAGDETKAKCPLSDAKVEVREVAGKPGWYEAVAWLRPHFQLETLTASMRLVAEVPKKG
- the tssB gene encoding type VI secretion system contractile sheath small subunit, whose amino-acid sequence is MSESLQHTLDRVRRPRVQITYDVETGGALEQKELPMVVGVMSDLAGDAEETPKAVKERKFVPIDRDNFNEVLAKTAPRLVMSVPNRLTDEDTNLSVELKFEDITDFEPQNVAKQTPALNALLDARHKLRQILSTMEGNDSYADLLREVLTNPEAAKSLADELGDGKSE
- the tssA gene encoding type VI secretion system protein TssA produces the protein MPPVDLETLLRPVPGDHPEGDASHFALTLAPALRELRREESQDEFTDATRPAVLKRADWAEVARQCEESLREKAKDLRTACHLTEAWTRCEGLAGLSQGLELLAQLVESCWDRLTPLEGDDPVESRGVPLANLLDDPDRGVCFPSLLRTLPLLGESESPLSFVAWTRLRSASSPDDLNRLTSLRDNTVTEVFRQQHQFALQSLASLERLCSVLEERMGDASPGLLNVRSALSDLAGLLADELKQLGVAAPGAVTTDAEMIEPSDDEPQRDPAREQLYALLDTTAERLRAMEPHSPVPYLIKRAVRLGRLPFPRLMEQVIREPSALSELNREFGIAEPDGTAVLAH